In Meleagris gallopavo isolate NT-WF06-2002-E0010 breed Aviagen turkey brand Nicholas breeding stock chromosome 5, Turkey_5.1, whole genome shotgun sequence, a single window of DNA contains:
- the LOC104911150 gene encoding diphthine--ammonia ligase-like, producing MMQCVAAGHQIVALANLRPAETTGQTDELDSYMYQTVGHHAIDLYADAMDLPLYRCFIRGTSINTGRVYTTCQEDEVEDLYHLLKLVKGRS from the exons ATGATGCAGTGTGTTGCTGCTGGGCATCAGATCGTTGCTCTAGCCAACTTAAGACCTGCTGAAACCACAG GGCAGACTGATGAATTGGACAGCTATATGTATCAGACAGTAGGACACCATGCCATTGATCTATATGCTGATGCAATGGATTTGCCACTCTATCGTTGTTTCATAAGGGGTACCAGTATAAATACTGGAAGAGTGTATACGACGTGTCAGGAAGATGAGGTTGAAGACCTTTACCACCTCTTGAAACTTGTTAAG ggcAGATCATGA